One part of the Phycisphaeraceae bacterium genome encodes these proteins:
- a CDS encoding ABC transporter permease, which translates to MTSTTNNPHASEVPDSVPAIMAPPRERDNPFTRSPIGIAGMVFLALMFAACVLSLPLTLGSAENSTTARYMSGDAVSARLSPAWWPWKNADEKERLDQIKVQRAAVPDGPQGTPAPILGTDVLGRSLMIRVLAGGGISLTIGIVAALISVCIGTVYGSISGFFGGKVDAVMMRIVDILFGLPYILLVVLLAVAVDAMVMNLVAARAEHANVQRQAYVEQELQSRAVPVLVETYSDQFNAVELGLVADLGVDPDITLNELLSEGGPLSPEDRSQVIERLAKEQTSELRDEIIKESQTQIKGGDLSESQRATLQVITLLVAIGGVSWLTMARVVRGQVLSLKNQPFMEAARAIGTPLNRQFVQHLLPNLLGPIIVYATLTVPQAILQESFLSFLGIGVSPPLPSWGNLAAEGLDQLNQHRSYWWLLFFPCLLLGLTLLALNFVGEGLREAFDPKRAKR; encoded by the coding sequence GTGACGAGTACCACCAACAATCCCCATGCAAGCGAAGTGCCGGATTCGGTGCCAGCTATTATGGCGCCGCCTCGCGAGCGCGATAACCCCTTTACGCGCAGCCCGATCGGGATCGCCGGGATGGTTTTTCTGGCGCTGATGTTTGCAGCGTGCGTGTTGTCGCTCCCGCTCACCCTTGGAAGTGCAGAAAATAGCACAACGGCCCGGTACATGAGTGGTGACGCTGTCTCGGCGAGGCTCTCGCCCGCATGGTGGCCGTGGAAGAATGCTGACGAAAAGGAACGCCTCGATCAGATCAAGGTGCAGCGAGCCGCAGTGCCTGATGGTCCGCAAGGCACACCCGCTCCGATTTTGGGGACCGACGTGCTCGGCCGGAGTCTCATGATCAGGGTGCTCGCAGGGGGCGGTATCTCACTCACTATTGGTATCGTTGCTGCATTGATCTCGGTGTGTATCGGCACGGTGTATGGGTCGATATCTGGATTCTTTGGTGGCAAGGTTGATGCGGTTATGATGCGCATCGTCGACATTCTGTTTGGTTTGCCGTACATCCTGCTCGTGGTGCTTCTTGCCGTCGCAGTCGACGCGATGGTTATGAATCTTGTCGCAGCGCGAGCAGAGCACGCAAATGTGCAACGGCAGGCGTATGTCGAGCAGGAACTCCAGTCCCGTGCAGTGCCTGTGCTTGTTGAAACCTATAGCGATCAGTTCAATGCTGTGGAACTGGGACTTGTCGCGGATCTCGGTGTGGATCCGGATATCACGTTGAATGAACTCCTCAGCGAGGGCGGCCCACTCTCACCTGAAGATCGATCGCAAGTCATCGAGAGACTTGCAAAGGAGCAGACAAGCGAACTCCGCGATGAAATTATCAAGGAGTCACAGACGCAGATCAAGGGCGGCGATCTGTCCGAAAGCCAGCGTGCCACATTGCAGGTGATCACATTGCTCGTCGCAATCGGCGGTGTGTCGTGGCTTACCATGGCGCGCGTGGTTCGTGGTCAGGTGCTGAGTCTGAAGAACCAGCCGTTCATGGAAGCTGCTCGAGCAATCGGCACACCCTTGAATCGCCAGTTCGTCCAGCACCTCCTGCCCAATCTGCTGGGGCCGATCATTGTGTACGCCACGCTGACAGTTCCGCAGGCTATTCTGCAGGAGAGTTTTCTCAGTTTTCTTGGTATCGGTGTCTCGCCACCGCTTCCAAGCTGGGGAAACCTTGCTGCGGAAGGGCTCGACCAGCTCAATCAGCACCGCTCGTATTGGTGGCTGCTGTTTTTCCCGTGTCTTCTTCTGGGGTTGACGCTGCTGGCGCTCAACTTCGTAGGAGAAGGACTGCGTGAAGCATTCGATCCGAAGCGTGCAAAGCGGTAA
- the thiS gene encoding sulfur carrier protein ThiS, with protein sequence MSIQINGSSTTIPIDHSVEQLVETLGLKGKACAVEVNRALVPKRDHARTKLKDGDMVELVTLVGGG encoded by the coding sequence ATCTCGATTCAGATCAACGGCTCATCTACAACGATCCCCATCGATCATTCGGTGGAACAACTGGTGGAAACGCTTGGTCTGAAGGGGAAAGCCTGTGCCGTCGAGGTGAACCGGGCTCTTGTGCCAAAGCGTGACCATGCCCGAACAAAGCTCAAAGACGGCGACATGGTTGAACTTGTGACGCTGGTGGGTGGTGGTTAG
- a CDS encoding DUF1624 domain-containing protein: MTETRKPKQRFRRKKSEPVDEDKSPSMSLEQIMGGDPDKIRAEAPPRPRLTYLDAVRGLVIVLMAIDHARDFWTPTQFQPTDFAADGGGWQFFFTRWITHLCAPTFVLLAGMGAWLWKSRGRSKAQLSVFLLTRGCWLIFIEFVVISIWWQLPFGVLWKGFDPNLMYPWSQVNVTQFPPPIYMAQVIWAIGASMILLAGLIWVPIALLAPCAVAVILGHNLLDPHDAQFGFQQLGQPRTFLEKLHGVAHTGFGAISLPSGTSLTTNRTWMNVYPLVPWFAVLALGYSMGPLTKHLGRKRRKTFLLIGLGCIAVFAAVRYTNAYGNPSLWSPQATTLDTAMSFLNVEKYPPSALYLLIMLGIGMILLATIDLLPTTIVWILTVYGRVPFLFYVLHLPLLWLSAAIMVQKRFGDDAEQWALSAHNMPGEPQLWWTYAAWCGLLVALFPVCYAFGRIKQNSKAWWLSYL, from the coding sequence ATGACTGAAACACGCAAGCCGAAGCAGCGATTTCGTCGGAAGAAGTCCGAGCCGGTCGATGAGGACAAGTCACCGTCGATGTCGCTTGAGCAGATCATGGGCGGCGACCCTGACAAGATCAGGGCAGAAGCTCCTCCACGTCCTCGTCTGACATATCTTGATGCGGTCCGTGGATTGGTGATCGTGCTCATGGCGATCGATCATGCGCGTGATTTCTGGACACCAACCCAGTTCCAACCAACCGACTTTGCAGCTGACGGCGGTGGATGGCAGTTCTTCTTTACACGCTGGATCACACATCTGTGCGCACCAACCTTTGTGCTGCTGGCTGGCATGGGAGCATGGCTGTGGAAAAGCCGCGGACGCTCCAAGGCACAGTTGTCCGTTTTTCTGCTGACACGTGGATGCTGGCTGATCTTTATTGAGTTTGTCGTGATCTCTATCTGGTGGCAGTTGCCATTCGGTGTGCTGTGGAAGGGATTCGACCCAAATCTCATGTATCCGTGGTCACAGGTGAATGTCACTCAGTTCCCGCCACCAATATACATGGCGCAGGTGATATGGGCGATCGGTGCAAGCATGATTCTGCTTGCAGGACTCATCTGGGTCCCCATTGCACTGCTCGCGCCATGTGCCGTGGCTGTCATACTCGGGCACAACCTGCTCGATCCACATGATGCGCAGTTCGGATTCCAGCAACTCGGTCAGCCTCGTACGTTCCTTGAGAAACTGCATGGCGTTGCCCACACCGGGTTTGGCGCTATATCTCTCCCGTCAGGCACTTCGCTCACAACAAACCGAACATGGATGAACGTGTATCCGCTCGTGCCGTGGTTTGCTGTACTTGCACTTGGGTATTCGATGGGGCCGCTCACAAAGCATCTTGGCAGAAAACGCCGAAAGACGTTCCTGCTGATCGGACTGGGGTGTATTGCTGTATTTGCTGCTGTTCGATACACCAACGCGTACGGCAATCCGTCACTATGGTCACCGCAAGCCACAACGCTCGACACAGCAATGTCTTTTCTGAATGTCGAAAAGTATCCCCCATCGGCACTCTACCTGCTCATTATGCTGGGTATTGGCATGATTCTGCTTGCAACCATCGATCTGCTCCCTACCACCATCGTGTGGATACTTACCGTGTACGGGCGAGTGCCATTTCTGTTCTATGTACTCCATCTGCCGCTACTCTGGCTCAGCGCAGCAATTATGGTGCAAAAACGTTTTGGTGATGATGCCGAACAATGGGCTTTATCAGCCCACAACATGCCAGGTGAACCCCAACTCTGGTGGACATACGCCGCGTGGTGTGGTTTGCTTGTTGCGTTGTTCCCTGTGTGCTACGCGTTCGGACGCATCAAGCAGAACTCCAAGGCGTGGTGGCTGAGTTATCTGTAA
- a CDS encoding 3-hydroxybutyryl-CoA dehydrogenase (converts (S)-3-hydroxybutanoyl-CoA to 3-acetoacetyl-CoA), whose product MHNVKTVGVVGAGQMGGGIAQVAAVSGFATIVFDAFPGSIDKCKALHDKLLARAVDKGRMSQEDAEAAKGRITYATDLNGLTGADIVIEAIVEDLDVKLDLFGKLAAMYTGNQIIATNTSSISITKLATAVGDAADRFIGMHFFNPVPVMKLVEVIRGLATSDETTNRTIALSNAMGKTAVPANDRAGFVSNRILMPMINEAFYTWMEGVAEPEHIDEIMKLGMAHPMGPLRLADFIGLDTCVHIMEVLAEGLNNPRYRACPLLKQLVTAGRLGDKTGRGVFDYSK is encoded by the coding sequence ATGCACAATGTGAAGACAGTGGGTGTCGTTGGCGCGGGCCAGATGGGCGGCGGTATTGCGCAGGTCGCAGCTGTCAGCGGATTCGCCACGATCGTCTTCGATGCTTTTCCCGGATCGATCGATAAGTGCAAGGCCCTCCACGACAAGTTGCTCGCCCGCGCTGTCGACAAGGGGAGGATGTCACAAGAGGATGCCGAGGCAGCCAAGGGACGCATCACCTACGCGACAGACCTCAACGGGTTGACTGGCGCTGACATCGTGATCGAAGCGATTGTTGAGGATCTTGATGTCAAGCTTGATCTGTTCGGCAAGCTTGCTGCGATGTACACAGGCAACCAGATCATCGCCACGAACACGTCGAGTATCAGCATCACCAAACTCGCGACGGCTGTGGGAGATGCAGCCGACCGATTCATTGGCATGCACTTCTTTAACCCGGTGCCGGTGATGAAGCTCGTCGAGGTGATCCGCGGGCTTGCGACAAGTGACGAGACAACCAATCGCACGATCGCGCTTTCGAATGCGATGGGCAAGACCGCTGTTCCCGCAAACGATCGCGCCGGATTCGTTTCCAATCGCATCCTCATGCCGATGATCAACGAAGCGTTCTACACTTGGATGGAGGGCGTTGCAGAGCCCGAGCACATCGACGAGATTATGAAACTCGGGATGGCGCATCCGATGGGACCACTTCGTCTCGCGGACTTCATCGGGCTCGACACGTGCGTGCACATCATGGAGGTGCTCGCCGAAGGGCTCAACAATCCGCGCTATCGCGCGTGCCCGTTATTGAAGCAGCTTGTCACCGCAGGCAGACTGGGCGACAAGACCGGGCGCGGCGTGTTCGATTACTCCAAGTAA
- a CDS encoding tetratricopeptide repeat protein has translation MGDPSRLDKLMKLYALDENDAFTLYAIAQEHGKAGSVEEALSWYDKCIDADKDYCYAYYHKAKTLDDAGRTDEAIAVLQQGMQIARETGESHAFGEMQDFLGMIE, from the coding sequence ATGGGTGATCCGTCACGACTCGACAAGTTAATGAAGCTGTATGCACTGGACGAGAACGACGCGTTCACGCTGTACGCGATCGCGCAGGAGCACGGCAAAGCGGGCAGTGTTGAGGAGGCTCTGTCGTGGTATGACAAGTGCATCGACGCCGACAAGGACTACTGCTACGCCTACTACCACAAGGCAAAGACACTCGATGATGCTGGCAGGACCGATGAGGCGATCGCTGTGCTCCAGCAGGGCATGCAGATCGCCCGCGAGACAGGCGAGTCGCACGCATTCGGCGAGATGCAGGACTTCCTCGGGATGATCGAATGA
- a CDS encoding RecX family transcriptional regulator, with amino-acid sequence MSNSDQQSARALDFAMKLLTKSRLSERSLREKLVRQRIAEDQIDTAIETLKQRGFIDDMKAARSAVEAWLERQPADRTHYESKLHKLGIDRHTASSVLDEVLEHRSRIDDAVAALKGTPSADVRTLKEWQTRARRAAGKLARLGFDEDTIELVVDQVLGPQPEQETADLFENE; translated from the coding sequence ATGAGCAATTCCGATCAACAATCTGCCAGAGCGCTCGATTTTGCGATGAAACTGCTGACAAAGTCCAGACTCAGCGAGCGCAGTCTGCGCGAAAAGCTGGTTCGGCAACGCATCGCAGAGGACCAGATCGACACCGCAATCGAAACGCTGAAGCAGCGAGGATTCATCGATGACATGAAAGCTGCCCGCAGCGCGGTCGAAGCGTGGCTGGAACGCCAACCAGCTGATCGAACTCATTACGAGTCGAAGTTACACAAGCTCGGAATCGACAGGCACACCGCATCATCCGTATTGGACGAAGTGCTTGAGCATCGCTCGCGGATTGATGATGCTGTCGCAGCTCTCAAGGGAACACCGTCGGCAGATGTGCGTACCTTGAAGGAGTGGCAGACCCGCGCCAGGCGTGCAGCGGGCAAGCTTGCCCGGTTAGGGTTTGATGAGGACACAATCGAACTCGTAGTTGACCAGGTGCTGGGACCACAACCCGAACAGGAAACAGCGGATTTGTTCGAGAACGAATGA